The nucleotide sequence CTCTCTGCAAAGCTCCACCTCTCAGGGAACACAGACAGCAGTCCTgagggaaaaaacacaacaatgtgTTAAATATTGACTCTGGTATACAACTACTTCATCTTATCACATTTAAATGTGGGTGTTTGAATTCATGATGGTCTACTGTGCATATTTTTTTGCTCAAATTTGGGATAAATGTGTCTCCTCGACTGGATAAATGACATATGAAGCTTAATCTAttgctcattctttgtttctCATAAACCCACTGTGCACCTGCCAGCACAACTGTCAGCAACGCCTCACTGCACTGTCTACAAGCATGGAAAACATCTAACAGATATGCAAAGCAAATTATTACACTTATTAAAATactttaataagaaaaaaagctgaAGATCACAAAATCTACACTGAAAACAAACTAGACAAGTGAAACAGTACAAAATCAATGTCCTTTCAGGTGTCTCAATGAACCAGAAAGTGGAGCACTGCCCACTGGTGGTCAAAGGTGTTAGAGCTAAATTTGAGCAATATTCCCAGAATGCTTCACAAACATCTATTGTTCTGAGCATACAGGAATGCTGAAAGCAAAGGAAATTTGAAGATAACAAAGGTGGGAAAAACAAATTCCccaaaccaaaacacacaaaggaagGGAACACTCTCACTGTCTCTGTACAAAGGAAGTGGCGGAACAGAGagtttattttagtgtgacagaAGCTGGGCTTGTCAGATGTATTGAACTACAGTATCTATCTTTGTGTTGCTCATGTGGAACATTATAGTTTATGTTGTGCTTTTAGGTAAAATTAATACTGCTGTTAAGACACTGattcaccaccatcatcacatACACATTAATTTTTGTCTGATGTCCTAAAAACAAGGAATATGAAGCCACAGTGGAACtaattcatcatcatgataCAAGAGGGCTGCAGTGTTTGTAGTGTCAGCAGCTGCAACTAActtcatttataaaaataacttCACAATACGCCCCAAGCAGATAGTACAAGTTTATCTTAGGATCTTCCACATGAGTACGACTCAACGGTTCCAGGCTGCAGGTATAAGACTGCTGTGGGCTGCACATTTCATGCAGCTTCCTCCTCCCTTCTGCTGCCTACACGCTCCCACTTTCACATTCACCAACCTACGACACTGAACATTTCAAATTTTACCAAAGATTTGGATCGTAGAATAATGCAGCCCTGCTACTTTTTCTGCAGTAAATAATACTATTTTATAGACACTGCTCGCCTTCCTGCATCGCTGCTGCATCCTTTGCTTAGCTTCTGCAGTACTGTTGTGGTTGGTTTAGGATAGTATTTCATGAGAGAACATccagacaaatggaaaaaacgaGACCACAACACTAGAACTAACAACAAAGTCCAGACATTGACTGGAGCTACTGTAACAGGTTACAACAAGCACAGTTCTATTCTATAAAATGGGATTGTAATtgtattaaacaaacaaacaaacaaacaagaccaTTTTGCCCTacagcaaaacaacaatgagATGCAGTACAGAAAGGCTACACGAGAGAACCACAAGGGTAGCCATGCTGCAAATTGGTACCACTGGTCTTTCACCTGAGAAAGTGAGCTGTACATGGTCACATGTCACATGGTTTTTGTTCTATGCTTTTTCTGGACCATTGCTTGTTGCGATTTACTTCatgtttactttgaaaaaatgtGCAGATATTACAGATGTAAGGTTAGGGCATTCAGTTCCAATGTCaggaaaattattatttttacacataCAAAATTGTATGTccattgaaaacatttttctaggcTTTTCAAAAcctattttttccactgtgctTAACTGTTCATAATCTGTAATGCAGAGCTTTCTGACTCCAGAACCCTCATCACTTACCAGAAtcagtctggacacataggcaaaaaaaaaaataaaaattttaatatatatatatatatatatatatatatatatatatatatatatatatatatatatatatatatatatatatatatatatatatatatatatatatatatatatatatatatatatatatagttcaTAAGgaatcaaatatatatttaatctaATAGCCATATTTTATCTGttaaggcaaaaaaaattatagttcatgagatttcctatgtgtccagactttaagAACACCCTGTATTATGCAACATGGTCATTATTATTGAGagcaatttaaataatttacctCAAATGATCTGCTATCAGGTGCCTACCCCAATTAACTAACCTCAGTGATAGCATCAGCCTCACAGCGGGCACACAGCCAGTCGTCCAGCTCTTCTTCATCCCCAGACACACCGTAACAGCCTACACAGTAACAGAGAAGAACATGGCACATATTCAATTCTCAAGCTTGGTTATTTGTATTGTCTGGCCCACAGCTACCAGAGGTGTTGTGGGATTTACTTTTTAGCTTGCGTAACTGTGAAGATTAGTTAAGCAACAAGACTTCTTGTTACACCTACTGAAAACAGTTTCATTCCAAACATGGGGCAAGCATGACCCCGCCTTGAAGAGGAACCAATCCATTTTTTGGGTAAATCAAAGAGAAGCGAGTTTCCTCTTTCCACAAAAAATCCCCCCAAGCTTCCCACTGTCAGCAGTATAGACATGCCCTTGAGTTATGACAGTTTGTAACAGTAGATTTAAGAATAACAGTTAAATGTTTGGTTTCCCAAAGAATAGCAAAGAACCTGCTCGTACAGCATGTTAGAGAGATTTCATTTAACAATCTGTCAAGTGTTCCAACCTACACAAATTTTAATAGAAATCTGTTCATCAGAGAAAAGGGGCTTACTTGTATGTACACGGACACAGCACTGAGCACAGCTGACCAGTCGGCTGGTCCCGTCTTCTGCTACATGAGGGTTAGATAGCTGTCCTTCCCCGCTATCAGTCGTCTTGTTGGATTGGGTGTTGAAACACATTTCAGGAATGAGAGGTCTGGACCACTGTTGCCCCCCTGGACGGTTCACCAATGTCAAAGTGGAACTAGCGCTAGTAGACTCAGActtcagaggacaaaaaaatTGTTAAGATATTACTTCAGGGATTAATTCTATGAAAATCAGAACTCACAGATATTCCATCAAACAAGTTACCTAAGCCAATGTTAAGACAATTACAATAATACTGTAGTAAATGAAACTTATAATTTATCAGTTAAACATGTACCACATTTGTTTTGCTTAAAAACTAATCTTGCATTAGAAATTATAACTTTGTTTTGCCTTCAGCTATGTATAAAATCAATCAAGTAAAAAAAGACCACACTAATGAACATTTatctttctatttttgtttttaatagcCCTGAGCACTGACACATCTCTGCCATATAATTTTTACTTGATGCTGTAACACGTGTTTTAAAGTCTGATTGCCACAAATGTCAGCATTGACACATTTGTCCACAAGACATTAATATAAAAGAAAGGTAACAAAACATAgatgacacaacacacactataAAAGTGGAAAATGCCTTTAGCTGTTACCTGATGGTAAGTGTGGAAGAGCAGGCAGATGGAGCAGTAAGGAGCCTGTTGGCCCATGCTTTTGTTGTATTTCCTCTCTGCCTCGGGGTTATATGGTCGACACTGCCACAGCTGGGTTAGCGGTTTTGCCcactcctctttctcttcttgtTCGACCTCCACATCAACATACACATCTGAAAAAAGATGATGGGACAGACAAATGGGGGGGTATAATTGGAGGAGAAAGACGATGGTGAATGCATTACAGTATAGAAAATAACAGGGAGAAAGACATGAGAATTTGAATCTTGATGAGCTGATAATAACTATATATTAGAAATAGCATAAAATGAATAGCAAAGGTTCTTAAAACAGGGTCTATAATTACTACGGTAAATACAGTGATTGGTAAACTGTAACACTACATACTACCACATTACGTAAATTTACTCAATAACTACCTACCATCATCACTGTGTAGCTCTCTGATTAGAGGGTGATGGCGAGGCAGTTTACAGAGctcttcttcctgctgctgctgctttgacacCAGTGACTTGCAGTATGACTGCTCTTCTGACACCTGCTGGAGCAAGAAGTGTATAACAAAACATCATTTCAAAACAAGAACTATGCTGTATGTGCTGCAATGAACAAATCAAGATCGTTTGCTATAAAGTCTCCCCATACTGAGGCGTATTGGGAGCTCTGTACTGGTGTGCATACATTTGCAGATAAACATCACGTCCAACCATTccttttgacagtttggtcacaGGAAGTAACTACTTACGTGATGATTCTGAGGAATCACCTTCACCTCATCTTGGATTGGTTTGCTGATAGGAATGGTGTCTTTCAGGAGGATAATGCCATTATCCGCAAGGGGGCATTGGTTACTCTGTAGTTTAAACAGCATGAATAACATTGaaaattcatggcagaattTGGAACCATGTCTATTAAAGTGTATTCTGTCATCAGAGAGAGTGTCCAGAATTGTTTCGTTAGTAGCTCAGAGATGTTAGTATACAAACATCATGCAAGAAAACCAGTACAGAGCAACCAAAAAGTCATCTTTTTTTGGTCCCTACTTGCACAACAGAGGTGTACACCAGTAAACACTTTGTTAACCATGCATAGAGAAAAACTTTTGGTTACTTCAGTTTTATAAACAGAAATCACTCTCACTCTGGGTCAGTTAGTGTGTGAAACTACTGAAGCAAACCTAGGCCACTTGCTGCCAAGTTGTCTTTAAAGAAACCCTGACTGTCTCTCCCCTCCTGTTGTGCCTTACAGGGCTGTTGGAGGGCATTTATTTGCAAACATTTGTGTAAAGAAAAACCCCTGTTGGATATTAGTTCATTACTCAAGGCCTAAGTTTACTAATTACTACTTTTGTGATCAGCCAGTGAGTTGAACAATTTGTTAATGACTTGACAGGAAAGTCAAAACATGCACCCTAACAATTTAAACTCACAgtgacattttcacttgttACATCCGATATGTGAGTATCTAGAAAATTgagtttgaaaaacaaaaacacaaacctttCGCTTGTTGTTCTTGGGAGCCTCCATCTTCTCATTGCTTAAGTCTTGAGACTGTGTTTGGGTATGAGGGGGAGCAGAGGTGACGGTTGGTACGACTTCCGTCTTCTCCACTCCTGCTTGACTTTCAACGGGTATCAACACTTTGGGTTTGGTCTCCTCTTGTTCCTGCACCACAGGCTTCTGTGCTTCTGATTCATTCTGTGCTACTTTGGTAACAACAATTTTAGATTCCATCTGAGGCTCCGTTCTCTCGCAGCTTGGGGCTTGAGATGACGACtgaacctgtgtgtgtgatggtgtgCAGGCTTTGTGCTGGAGATGACGGGGTTGGTGCTCTCTGGCATAGCTGTGCACCTGGAGCTGTGTGTGAGGCTGCCGCTGCTTTTCCAGGGTGTAGCTGTGCACTTGAAGAGTGTCCTTTGGACTGAGAGTCCTGTGGAAGAGCAGGCTTGCCACCCCCATTTTGCGGGCAGGTTGAGCTGCAACTTCTGTCCACATAGGTGCCACTGAAATCGATAGATGTCCGTTTCTGTGCTGAGACTGAGATGAGATTGCAGGTGCGCGAGTCTTGGTATAATGAGGAGGGCGGCCTCCGTCACTGTTACTTTGGGTCAGGCCCCTGTGAAATGGATCCATTAATGTGAGCTTGGTTGGTGTGACAACCAACTTTGGTGGGCCTGTAAATTAAATCGAAGGGAGAAAATGCACACTTTCACTCCACTCAATTACTTTTCACCAAAAGCAAATGTTATTATAGGCTTAGCTGCCCTATAGGAAGCCAGTACAATGATGTTATGATGACAATACCTTTATTTCTCTTGCCATCTTGTGAAGTATTTCGTGGAGGTATCAGACTTAGCCTGGGACGCTTTCCATATTGCGCTACaacatcatcatcttcatctttggGAACAACCTCTTCGGGCAACTCCAGATACACACGGTGTCTCTTGGTCTCTATCCTTTGTGTAGTGCTGAGTAAAGATATGGGACAGAGGATTGTGAAgagctgaaatcaaaataacTCCTTCACATTCTTTTCTAATATCTAGCATTAGGAAACTGTACAGCACTTACAACTATACCAACAAGTTACTTACAGGTTAAACATAggaacacaataaaaaacaggTATCTGAAGCAGAGAGACTACACTTCTACACTGTAATTGCCAATTTAACATGTCAATGTTTGTAGCGACTCCAAATATATCAATAGATTTGTCTTTATATTAGTTGCAATTTAGTTTTGTCTTgagttttgggtgttttttgacAACATATAAATCATAAACTACAGCAATGTAAAGATGTATGTTAAACAGAATAAAGAAATTAGCcctttttcaaaaatgtaagtaaaataaataatgcaaaaacagaTTAAGAAACTATGGTGATGTTGACAGAAAAGGCTAATCTCAAAACAGCTTTGTCTCTCGGCTGTGTTTTCTAAATTCATAGCAATTCATTCAAATGCAGTGAGTCACTTGACATCAATAGCACTAAATAAAATGCCCCTCTCTGGCTATCTGGTTACCATCTGAACTTTCTAACAGAGCAGGTGCTACACCAGCTGCAACGCTTGCATCCTACACCTGAAACTGAGGAAATCCAATCACAAGCACCCAGAAGTTGGTGATGGTTGAGCTACTTTTGCCTACTCTCAAAAGTTTCTGGTGTCGAATCAAGAGTAAGTATCAGATAACCTGAGTTGAGATGATGTAACTGGCATCAAGGTAGAAAAGAACCAGTGCACTCTATTTAAATGGTTGACTATATTAACTGAAGCTGATCGCTCTCAGTTTATATACTAGAATTCATTACAACACAAAAACTACCAAGTTTAAAAATGATCATAGTTAATGTGTTCCCTTTGGCAAGACACATAAACTGCTCTATTgaagttttcattgaaaaacagaGACAACTGGTGGTACTGAGCAGCTTTCAGGACCAAATGTGGTGTAGTGTGTGAAGCTGGGCACTCTTGAAAAAATGCATTCCTTTATCCTCATGGATGAATTTTTAACAAACACAAGCAGTAATTTGTTTTTCAAGAGTAATTAGCAAACATTTGCTCTGCCGTGATTTAcgtcaatttaaaaaatgtcttgtaGAGAAAAATAACTAGGATGTACCACGGTTTGCAACTTCACCTTTGCACAATAACTAGCTCTGATTTACATTACATAGAAAGATGCAATAGATCACCATTTGACTCTAATTTGTTCAAAATACAAACCAAATCTGTGCTGGAAAGTGGAATTAAGAAGTGTATCacaactgaaaatgtttggaGTACTTATGGTCAGCTACTAAGAGCAACTATGTAAGTGGTGGCAAACATGCCCCTTAACttaatcacattaaaaacaaacgtAATTCTGAATACTGACTAATACACAGTTGCTCTGAGAAGGAAATCCTGCAAGGTGTTGTCATTGAGAATAATACAGAACATTCTACTAGTGACTGATACATTTATCATAATCCAATAGCTCCATGTCAGTGGGAATCTTGGCTGGTTGAGCAAAACCAAACAACACTAATTGAAAACAAGGGTACAACAAAGGCACACAGATAAGGGACATTCAGAGTAAATGACCCACCTCTTCCGCTCTCCATCCTCCCAACAGCCCTCGATGGAGCtactgtagctgctgctggtgatgtCATTGAACGACTCGCCCAAGAACTCCTTAGCCTCCGGAGTGGGCCGTGAGTGGTCGATGGGTACCACATCCCGCCCTGCCAGCCAATGTTCATAGCGATCTGGCTGGAATTTCTTCACAAATACATCCATGGAAATCTTCACCATGTCTTTACGGCATGAGCACTAAAGGGGAGAAAAACACCAAGAGATTGTGGCTTCAGTAATCACTATTACTTGAATATAATTCCATGTTCATTTATAACACTCATTTGATAATGTAAATGATTTCATTCTTCATAATAAGACAAAAAGAGATCAGGCTATTATGCAGAGTTTCCTATGCGGTCATTGGGGGTCCTCACCAAAACAGCCTGCTTGCCATACTCGATCCATCTCTCTGTGGCGAAGTTGGTGGATTCTGCACAGTTGAAGCCGTGGTTGAACCCAGCATGGTAGGCGTAGGGGAAAGTTACCATGAACTCACCAGCCTCCTGAGTAATCTTAGGAAGAGGtaatattaaaaagatttagtaACAGCACTTTATAGATTTAACCCTTGTTCCAAGGATAAAGAGGTCCCTTGTTTGAAATACAAAATCAACACAGTCGACCGTTACCTTTTCAAATGGAATGCCATATTTCTTCAGTATCGAAGGAGAGATGAGAGTCATCTTGTGCCTTAAAAAGGCCTCACAATTTTGAGCACTACCAGGGAAGAAccctaaaagaagagagaacagatagaaattgctttaaaatatataactgAAAAGTGTTACTTTCCATGACAGTTGATAGATTATGTATATACAGAAGATATTCCACTAGTCTCCTACCTTTAGCCAGACGCTCTAGTCTTTTCCCATGCTCTGGAGGAACACAGTACCTGCAGACAGTCAAATGAGTATTTATCCATCCACTTTAGAGACTGTCAGCCTGacttaaaatgcatttataaaTACTATAGATATTATAGATACAATAAGTGCAGGAACATAAATGCACAACACTTTTAATGCTTGCAGTTTCTCTACCTGGTATTCCAATCCAACAGGCTAATGCTATGTTTCCCTGGTGATGCTATATTTGCCTATGGAAGGAGCCATCTTTTCTTGTCTCAATACACAACTTTTCTATAAATCAAAGTTTTGTGGGGTGACTCTTACTTACGTAaattatgattatttttatgtGGCAAAATAAGCATTGTATAAATACCCACATTTAGCAACACATATCTGAGATACCTCTGAGTATAAAGTAGCATGTATCTAATCAAGAAAATTAAGCATCATGTGTCTTCACCATGATTTCGGTTCTCCAAAGTGTAAGTAATTGATACTGTAGAGGTCCATGTCTTCCGTATGCCATGCAAAGGTGGTCTTCCACATGCCAAAATACAGGTAAGGTGTATTAACACCCTCAATAGTGATGCCGCTGTCACGTTCCACAGTATCCAAAATGGTGTCCAAGTGGCAAATATTCCATTCTTTGACATCCTGCCAGAGCACAGAAACAGTAAGATCAATAGATATGCCTAGAAGCAATCACAAAGTCCATTATGATGAGTGACGTGATTATCTTCCTCTATAAACCTCGTCAACAGGTACACAGAGAACTATTACAAATCCTGTCAAGACTAATAAACATTTACTACAGTCACAACATCCAAAGAACGTCAACTCACTGGGTCATATAAGGTTCCATTGACATCTGCCCCATATATGGGAGGGTTAAATGTCACATTCTTCCAGTACTTCCTTTCCAGCTCCTCAAAGTCATCATAATGTGGACTACAGAACCTACAAAAGGCATTAACAACATTTAATTAGCACCGACACTATGAATGACTTTACAGCACGAAAAAGTTAAACATGCagatagtatttttttaaaaaattcaggcTTAAATCTCTTTCATTCAGCAGGTCTCACTTGTCACTGTTGGCAATCTTGCGAAACTCTCTGACAGCCATGGACTTCTTCTGAATGTTGTACTGCGTGAAAAGACCTGACTGGCCTGTCACCACCTGCTGAATGGGTGCCGGTATCATCAAATTGTCAATGTCATCATAAGAACTTCTGGGCTTCCACTCCTTTGGTGGGACAATCTTGAAGGAAGAAAGCAGACAGTGAGTAATACTGTTATTGTACCAGTGTTTGTAAGTCTATTTAAAGCAAAACTTTGGAAATTTGCGTTTTTATTTCTGACAAGCTGTTGCACACATGTTTGCATATGAAGTGATGGAATTTTAAGAACAGATATCCTTATATTTGGCCAAATAAGTttagagaacaaaaacagatataCGATGATGATTATTAGTTTTACACCATAGCAATTTCTGCTGCTAAGAAATATAATCCCATACACATTACAAAGAAAGTGAAAGTGACTTAAGTGAAATCAGACACTACTGGTACTTACTTTGGCCAGGCCTGCTTTATGTGCTCCCTGGGACTCCATGTATGCAATGTAGCGGCTGAAATCCTTGAATTCAGCAGCAGTGGGGTAAAAAGTCATGATCCCCTTGGTACCATGGTTTTGGGAAACCACGTCTGACGCCATCCCAAAACTTAATGGCTGCTCCTGCAGATCATAAAAGGGGAAATTGTGACATTATAATGCAATATTTTGATGCAGTGCCATTTTAAATGGAGCACACTACTAAATTTGTACCAACAGACACCTTTAGCTGACTCTTGCACTTTAACCTGCACAGCTAAATTCAACAACTGTAAAACAgcaattataataataataataataataacatgggaaaaagcaaaacaatattTCGTTGCAAGTACCCGTGATAAC is from Amphiprion ocellaris isolate individual 3 ecotype Okinawa chromosome 10, ASM2253959v1, whole genome shotgun sequence and encodes:
- the kdm4ab gene encoding lysine-specific demethylase 4A isoform X4, giving the protein MASDVVSQNHGTKGIMTFYPTAAEFKDFSRYIAYMESQGAHKAGLAKIVPPKEWKPRSSYDDIDNLMIPAPIQQVVTGQSGLFTQYNIQKKSMAVREFRKIANSDKFCSPHYDDFEELERKYWKNVTFNPPIYGADVNGTLYDPDVKEWNICHLDTILDTVERDSGITIEGVNTPYLYFGMWKTTFAWHTEDMDLYSINYLHFGEPKSWYCVPPEHGKRLERLAKGFFPGSAQNCEAFLRHKMTLISPSILKKYGIPFEKITQEAGEFMVTFPYAYHAGFNHGFNCAESTNFATERWIEYGKQAVLCSCRKDMVKISMDVFVKKFQPDRYEHWLAGRDVVPIDHSRPTPEAKEFLGESFNDITSSSYSSSIEGCWEDGERKSTTQRIETKRHRVYLELPEEVVPKDEDDDVVAQYGKRPRLSLIPPRNTSQDGKRNKGPPKLVVTPTKLTLMDPFHRGLTQSNSDGGRPPHYTKTRAPAISSQSQHRNGHLSISVAPMWTEVAAQPARKMGVASLLFHRTLSPKDTLQVHSYTLEKQRQPHTQLQVHSYAREHQPRHLQHKACTPSHTQVQSSSQAPSCERTEPQMESKIVVTKVAQNESEAQKPVVQEQEETKPKVLIPVESQAGVEKTEVVPTVTSAPPHTQTQSQDLSNEKMEAPKNNKRKVSEEQSYCKSLVSKQQQQEEELCKLPRHHPLIRELHSDDDVYVDVEVEQEEKEEWAKPLTQLWQCRPYNPEAERKYNKSMGQQAPYCSICLLFHTYHQSESTSASSTLTLVNRPGGQQWSRPLIPEMCFNTQSNKTTDSGEGQLSNPHVAEDGTSRLVSCAQCCVRVHTSCYGVSGDEEELDDWLCARCEADAITEDCCLCSLRGGALQRANNDRWVHVLCAITVLEARFVNITERSPIDLSAIPLPRFRLKCAYCRKRMKREVKGCCVQCSHGRCSTAFHPTCAQAAGILMHPDDWPFVVFITCHRHRTPVIPERNKASMRELAVGQKVICKYKNGRYYHSDVVELTTATFYEVVFDDGSYSDNLFPEDIENRDCVRLGPPSEGDVVQVRWTDGLIYGAKFVASHSIPMYLVEFEDGSQITVKREDIYTLDEDLPKRVKSRMSVASDMRFELFAQSDVKQNSKRQRVINSRYREDYIEPVIYRAIME
- the kdm4ab gene encoding lysine-specific demethylase 4A isoform X3; this encodes MASDVVSQNHGTKGIMTFYPTAAEFKDFSRYIAYMESQGAHKAGLAKIVPPKEWKPRSSYDDIDNLMIPAPIQQVVTGQSGLFTQYNIQKKSMAVREFRKIANSDKFCSPHYDDFEELERKYWKNVTFNPPIYGADVNGTLYDPDVKEWNICHLDTILDTVERDSGITIEGVNTPYLYFGMWKTTFAWHTEDMDLYSINYLHFGEPKSWYCVPPEHGKRLERLAKGFFPGSAQNCEAFLRHKMTLISPSILKKYGIPFEKITQEAGEFMVTFPYAYHAGFNHGFNCAESTNFATERWIEYGKQAVLCSCRKDMVKISMDVFVKKFQPDRYEHWLAGRDVVPIDHSRPTPEAKEFLGESFNDITSSSYSSSIEGCWEDGERKSTTQRIETKRHRVYLELPEEVVPKDEDDDVVAQYGKRPRLSLIPPRNTSQDGKRNKGPPKLVVTPTKLTLMDPFHRGLTQSNSDGGRPPHYTKTRAPAISSQSQHRNGHLSISVAPMWTEVAAQPARKMGVASLLFHRTLSPKDTLQVHSYTLEKQRQPHTQLQVHSYAREHQPRHLQHKACTPSHTQVQSSSQAPSCERTEPQMESKIVVTKVAQNESEAQKPVVQEQEETKPKVLIPVESQAGVEKTEVVPTVTSAPPHTQTQSQDLSNEKMEAPKNNKRKQVSEEQSYCKSLVSKQQQQEEELCKLPRHHPLIRELHSDDDVYVDVEVEQEEKEEWAKPLTQLWQCRPYNPEAERKYNKSMGQQAPYCSICLLFHTYHQSESTSASSTLTLVNRPGGQQWSRPLIPEMCFNTQSNKTTDSGEGQLSNPHVAEDGTSRLVSCAQCCVRVHTSCYGVSGDEEELDDWLCARCEADAITEDCCLCSLRGGALQRANNDRWVHVLCAITVLEARFVNITERSPIDLSAIPLPRFRLKCAYCRKRMKREVKGCCVQCSHGRCSTAFHPTCAQAAGILMHPDDWPFVVFITCHRHRTPVIPERNKASMRELAVGQKVICKYKNGRYYHSDVVELTTATFYEVVFDDGSYSDNLFPEDIENRDCVRLGPPSEGDVVQVRWTDGLIYGAKFVASHSIPMYLVEFEDGSQITVKREDIYTLDEDLPKRVKSRMSVASDMRFELFAQSDVKQNSKRQRVINSRYREDYIEPVIYRAIME
- the kdm4ab gene encoding lysine-specific demethylase 4A isoform X2, whose product is MASDVVSQNHGTKGIMTFYPTAAEFKDFSRYIAYMESQGAHKAGLAKIVPPKEWKPRSSYDDIDNLMIPAPIQQVVTGQSGLFTQYNIQKKSMAVREFRKIANSDKFCSPHYDDFEELERKYWKNVTFNPPIYGADVNGTLYDPDVKEWNICHLDTILDTVERDSGITIEGVNTPYLYFGMWKTTFAWHTEDMDLYSINYLHFGEPKSWYCVPPEHGKRLERLAKGFFPGSAQNCEAFLRHKMTLISPSILKKYGIPFEKITQEAGEFMVTFPYAYHAGFNHGFNCAESTNFATERWIEYGKQAVLCSCRKDMVKISMDVFVKKFQPDRYEHWLAGRDVVPIDHSRPTPEAKEFLGESFNDITSSSYSSSIEGCWEDGERKSTTQRIETKRHRVYLELPEEVVPKDEDDDVVAQYGKRPRLSLIPPRNTSQDGKRNKGPPKLVVTPTKLTLMDPFHRGLTQSNSDGGRPPHYTKTRAPAISSQSQHRNGHLSISVAPMWTEVAAQPARKMGVASLLFHRTLSPKDTLQVHSYTLEKQRQPHTQLQVHSYAREHQPRHLQHKACTPSHTQVQSSSQAPSCERTEPQMESKIVVTKVAQNESEAQKPVVQEQEETKPKVLIPVESQAGVEKTEVVPTVTSAPPHTQTQSQDLSNEKMEAPKNNKRKSNQCPLADNGIILLKDTIPISKPIQDEVKVIPQNHHVSEEQSYCKSLVSKQQQQEEELCKLPRHHPLIRELHSDDDVYVDVEVEQEEKEEWAKPLTQLWQCRPYNPEAERKYNKSMGQQAPYCSICLLFHTYHQSESTSASSTLTLVNRPGGQQWSRPLIPEMCFNTQSNKTTDSGEGQLSNPHVAEDGTSRLVSCAQCCVRVHTSCYGVSGDEEELDDWLCARCEADAITEDCCLCSLRGGALQRANNDRWVHVLCAITVLEARFVNITERSPIDLSAIPLPRFRLKCAYCRKRMKREVKGCCVQCSHGRCSTAFHPTCAQAAGILMHPDDWPFVVFITCHRHRTPVIPERNKASMRELAVGQKVICKYKNGRYYHSDVVELTTATFYEVVFDDGSYSDNLFPEDIENRDCVRLGPPSEGDVVQVRWTDGLIYGAKFVASHSIPMYLVEFEDGSQITVKREDIYTLDEDLPKRVKSRMSVASDMRFELFAQSDVKQNSKRQRVINSRYREDYIEPVIYRAIME
- the kdm4ab gene encoding lysine-specific demethylase 4A isoform X1, whose amino-acid sequence is MASDVVSQNHGTKGIMTFYPTAAEFKDFSRYIAYMESQGAHKAGLAKIVPPKEWKPRSSYDDIDNLMIPAPIQQVVTGQSGLFTQYNIQKKSMAVREFRKIANSDKFCSPHYDDFEELERKYWKNVTFNPPIYGADVNGTLYDPDVKEWNICHLDTILDTVERDSGITIEGVNTPYLYFGMWKTTFAWHTEDMDLYSINYLHFGEPKSWYCVPPEHGKRLERLAKGFFPGSAQNCEAFLRHKMTLISPSILKKYGIPFEKITQEAGEFMVTFPYAYHAGFNHGFNCAESTNFATERWIEYGKQAVLCSCRKDMVKISMDVFVKKFQPDRYEHWLAGRDVVPIDHSRPTPEAKEFLGESFNDITSSSYSSSIEGCWEDGERKSTTQRIETKRHRVYLELPEEVVPKDEDDDVVAQYGKRPRLSLIPPRNTSQDGKRNKGPPKLVVTPTKLTLMDPFHRGLTQSNSDGGRPPHYTKTRAPAISSQSQHRNGHLSISVAPMWTEVAAQPARKMGVASLLFHRTLSPKDTLQVHSYTLEKQRQPHTQLQVHSYAREHQPRHLQHKACTPSHTQVQSSSQAPSCERTEPQMESKIVVTKVAQNESEAQKPVVQEQEETKPKVLIPVESQAGVEKTEVVPTVTSAPPHTQTQSQDLSNEKMEAPKNNKRKSNQCPLADNGIILLKDTIPISKPIQDEVKVIPQNHHQVSEEQSYCKSLVSKQQQQEEELCKLPRHHPLIRELHSDDDVYVDVEVEQEEKEEWAKPLTQLWQCRPYNPEAERKYNKSMGQQAPYCSICLLFHTYHQSESTSASSTLTLVNRPGGQQWSRPLIPEMCFNTQSNKTTDSGEGQLSNPHVAEDGTSRLVSCAQCCVRVHTSCYGVSGDEEELDDWLCARCEADAITEDCCLCSLRGGALQRANNDRWVHVLCAITVLEARFVNITERSPIDLSAIPLPRFRLKCAYCRKRMKREVKGCCVQCSHGRCSTAFHPTCAQAAGILMHPDDWPFVVFITCHRHRTPVIPERNKASMRELAVGQKVICKYKNGRYYHSDVVELTTATFYEVVFDDGSYSDNLFPEDIENRDCVRLGPPSEGDVVQVRWTDGLIYGAKFVASHSIPMYLVEFEDGSQITVKREDIYTLDEDLPKRVKSRMSVASDMRFELFAQSDVKQNSKRQRVINSRYREDYIEPVIYRAIME